Proteins encoded together in one Mus caroli chromosome 4, CAROLI_EIJ_v1.1, whole genome shotgun sequence window:
- the Dmrtb1 gene encoding doublesex- and mab-3-related transcription factor B1, with protein sequence MFRAPKCSRCRNHGYLVPVKGHTGKCRWKQCICDKCYLITERQKIMAAQKVLRTQAAEEQVATVGTQGPLLPPRAPAAAATALSSSICPLPRAVPGGVGPGPAATCFLERPPQAPSPGPSTFQLGPSGRPGPSTFQPGPGAPGGLRDRSPAWLLMAQAPRPELCYPDQHLPVRPVPVPGPVRPGPVRPVPRLPFADYGHPLRFKSDHVVGAGNPEREPFKQCPACVPVSPYQSFPLSEGQDSSSALGVPQQRGFRHVSCSPYHRSGLVSEPARDLQPTYCSPPPPPPPPPPPPLPATPPQPQQPHYLPPGYLSALHFLPPPPPPPSPPSFSLTYDTDKENANDQDAEAPSKPSQDSPQEQSN encoded by the exons ATGTTTCGAGCCCCTAAGTGCTCTAGGTGCCGGAACCATGGCTACCTGGTACCAGTCAAGGGCCATACGGGCAAATGCCGCTGGAAGCAGTGCATCTGTGACAAGTGCTACCTGATCACCGAGCGCCAGAAGATCATGGCTGCCCAGAAGGTTCTGAGAACCCAAGCTGCTGAGGAGCAGGTGGCAACCGTGGGCACGCAGGGTCCCCTGCTGCCTCCTAGGGCTCCAGCAGCAGCGGCCACCGCCTTGAGCTCCAGCATTTGCCCACTGCCTAGGGCGGTTCCGGGAGGCGTTGGGCCAGGCCCCGCGGCCACTTGCTTCCTCGAGAGGCCCCCGCAGGCCCCGAGCCCAGGCCCGAGCACCTTCCAGCTGGGCCCAAGTGGCCGCCCGGGCCCCAGCACCTTCCAGCCTGGACCAGGGGCCCCGGGGGGACTGCGCGACCGTTCCCCCGCGTGGCTGCTCATGGCACAGGCGCCCAGGCCGGAGCTTTGCTACCCGGATCAGCACCTGCCAGTGCGGCCCGTGCCAGTGCCAGGGCCAGTGCGGCCAGGGCCAGTGCGGCCCGTGCCCCGACTGCCGTTCGCCGACTACG GGCATCCTCTGAGATTCAAGTCTGATCATGTGGTAGGAGCTGGGAACCCTGAGAGAGAGCCGTTCAAGCAGTGCCCTGCCTGCGTCCCTGTTTCACCCTACCAGTCCTTTCCACTTTCGGAAGGCCAGGATTCATCCTCTGCTCTGGGGGTCCCTCAACAAAGAGGCTTCCGGCATGTCTCCTGCAGCCCCTACCATAGAAGCGGCTTG GTGTCAGAGCCAGCCAGAGACCTGCAGCCAACCTACTGctcaccgccgccgccgccaccaccaccaccaccaccaccactaccagcaACCCCACCCCAGCCACAACAGCCCCACTACCTCCCACCAGGCTACCTCTCTGCTCTCCActtcctgccaccaccaccaccgccaccatctCCACCATCTTTCTCGCTGACCTACGATACAGACAAGGAGAATGCCA atGACCAGGATGCAGAAGCACCCAGCAAGCCCAGCCAGGACTCTCCCCAGGAGCAGTCCAACTAA